Part of the Candidatus Binatia bacterium genome, CCCAGCGCGGCGGGTCGCTCCCGGGGATGCGTTTGGCATCGATAGCGACGACGATGCATTGACTTCCGAATCTCTCGGCGGCCGCACGGACGAAGTCCGGGTTGTGCACAGCAGCGGTGTTAATCGAAACCTTGTCCGCCCCCGCATTCAGCAAATCCCGGACATCTTGAAGTTCGCGCACCCCGCCGCCCACAGTCAGCGGCATGAACACCGTTTCGGCCGTGCGGGCCACCACGTCGAGCAAAATTCGCCGCCGTTCGTGCGACGCCGTGATATCAAGAAAGGTCAGTTCGTCGGCTTCTTCCTCGTCGTAGCGCTGGGCAATTTCCACGGGGTCG contains:
- the hisF gene encoding imidazole glycerol phosphate synthase subunit HisF, encoding DPVEIAQRYDEEEADELTFLDITASHERRRILLDVVARTAETVFMPLTVGGGVRELQDVRDLLNAGADKVSINTAAVHNPDFVRAAAERFGSQCIVVAIDAKRIPGSDPPRWEVYTHGGRRPTGLDALEWAVRMSECGAGEILLTSMDRDGTRLGYDLELTRTVVEAVAVPVVASGGVGNLEHIYEGLALAGASAALAASIFHYREFSIRQCKEYLAHRGVPVRL